The Amycolatopsis sp. DG1A-15b genome window below encodes:
- a CDS encoding ubiquitin-like protein Pup → MAQEKIEKHGGGDSDEEFDDTGAAGQERREKLGEDVDTILDEIDDVLEENAEDFVRAYVQKGGE, encoded by the coding sequence ATGGCCCAGGAAAAGATCGAAAAGCACGGCGGTGGTGACTCCGACGAGGAGTTCGACGACACCGGCGCGGCGGGTCAGGAGCGGCGCGAGAAGCTCGGCGAGGACGTGGACACGATCCTCGACGAGATCGACGACGTGCTCGAAGAGAACGCCGAGGACTTCGTCCGGGCCTACGTGCAGAAGGGCGGCGAATAG
- the prcB gene encoding proteasome subunit beta, with translation MDNTRGISGPALPAAYFSSATSSFSDFLRVQAPELLPERRVAPGAAELGLPHGTTIVACTFAGGVLIAGDRRATSGNLIASRDIEKVHVTDEYSAVGIAGTAGLAVEMVRLYAVELAHYEKIEGVSLSLDGKTNKLAGMVKANLEMAMAGLAAIPLFVGYDLEAEDAKHAGRIVSYDAAGGRYEENGGYAGIGSGSLFAKSALKKLHDPDADVEGATRVAVEALYDAADDDTASGGPDLVRRIFPSVVTITAERGAVQLSESETAAVAEAVVAGRIERQQRRLS, from the coding sequence ATGGACAACACCAGGGGCATCTCGGGTCCCGCGCTGCCTGCGGCGTACTTTTCCTCGGCGACGTCGTCGTTTTCGGACTTCCTGCGCGTCCAGGCGCCGGAACTGCTCCCGGAGCGGCGCGTGGCGCCGGGTGCGGCGGAGCTGGGCCTCCCGCACGGGACGACGATCGTCGCGTGCACGTTCGCGGGCGGTGTGCTGATCGCGGGTGACCGGCGGGCGACGTCGGGGAACCTGATCGCGAGCCGCGACATCGAGAAGGTGCACGTCACCGACGAGTATTCGGCGGTCGGCATCGCGGGCACGGCGGGGCTGGCCGTGGAGATGGTGCGGCTGTACGCGGTCGAGCTGGCGCACTACGAGAAGATCGAGGGCGTTTCGCTGTCGCTGGACGGCAAGACGAACAAGCTGGCCGGGATGGTCAAGGCGAACCTCGAGATGGCGATGGCCGGGCTGGCGGCGATCCCGTTGTTCGTGGGGTACGACCTGGAGGCCGAGGACGCCAAGCACGCCGGGCGGATCGTGTCGTACGACGCCGCGGGCGGGCGCTACGAGGAGAACGGCGGCTACGCGGGCATCGGCTCGGGTTCGCTGTTCGCGAAGTCCGCGCTGAAGAAGCTGCACGACCCGGACGCCGACGTCGAGGGCGCGACGCGGGTCGCGGTGGAGGCGCTGTACGACGCGGCGGACGACGACACCGCGTCGGGCGGCCCGGACCTGGTGCGGCGGATCTTCCCGAGCGTCGTGACGATCACCGCGGAGCGCGGCGCCGTGCAGCTGTCGGAGTCGGAGACGGCGGCGGTGGCCGAAGCCGTGGTGGCCGGGCGGATCGAGCGCCAGCAGCGCCGGCTGTCCTGA
- the prcA gene encoding proteasome subunit alpha: MTMPLYASPEQLMRERSELARKGIARGRSVVVLKYSGGVLFVAENPSATLHKVSEIYDRIGFAAVGRYSEFENLRVAGIRHADLKGYQYDRRDVSARALANAYAATLGSIFTEQLKPFEVEVCVAEVGASAAEDQLYRLTYDGSIFDEPQYIVMGGQNEKIAAKLKETFEDGLDLQAALGVAVAALRTPTQPAPSTSSSGSSASSSANASANGNSDADPIKLEVAVLDRDRPRRSFRRLTGAALDTLLPVPDPQGEEPESKPEGE, encoded by the coding sequence GTGACGATGCCGTTGTATGCCTCTCCCGAGCAGCTGATGCGGGAGCGTTCCGAGCTGGCGCGCAAGGGCATCGCGCGCGGCCGGAGCGTGGTGGTGCTGAAGTACTCGGGTGGCGTGCTGTTCGTGGCGGAGAACCCGTCGGCGACGCTGCACAAGGTCTCCGAGATCTACGACCGGATCGGGTTCGCCGCGGTCGGGCGCTACAGCGAGTTCGAGAACCTGCGCGTGGCGGGCATCCGCCACGCGGACCTGAAGGGCTACCAGTACGACCGGCGTGACGTGAGCGCCCGGGCGCTGGCGAACGCGTACGCGGCGACGCTGGGCAGCATCTTCACCGAGCAGCTGAAGCCGTTCGAGGTGGAGGTATGCGTCGCGGAGGTCGGGGCGAGCGCGGCGGAGGACCAGCTGTACCGGCTGACCTACGACGGGTCCATCTTCGACGAGCCGCAGTACATCGTGATGGGCGGCCAGAACGAGAAGATCGCGGCCAAGCTGAAGGAGACGTTCGAGGACGGCCTGGACCTGCAGGCGGCCTTGGGCGTGGCGGTGGCGGCCCTGCGGACGCCGACCCAGCCGGCCCCGTCGACGTCGTCATCGGGCTCGTCCGCTTCATCGTCGGCGAACGCATCGGCGAACGGCAACAGCGACGCGGACCCGATCAAGCTGGAGGTGGCGGTCCTGGACCGCGACCGCCCGCGCCGATCGTTCCGCCGCCTGACGGGCGCGGCACTGGACACGCTGCTCCCGGTCCCGGACCCGCAGGGCGAGGAGCCGGAGAGCAAGCCCGAAGGCGAGTGA